The Danio aesculapii chromosome 11, fDanAes4.1, whole genome shotgun sequence region AGTGAaatgctaatggtttaatctgattcaatgatttatgctaagctaagctaaaagtggtcctgccagacccagagattggctgaatggaattAAAATTGGTAACTTTTTAACTCTAGTGTCTAGACTCTAGTCTAGAATTAGCCAATTGACAGAAATCGTTTCTTTAAGGTATGTGGTTAAAAAGATATTTGATTTACTATATCCACCGTAGAAAATCATAACCTTTTTGCTACCTTAGGAATGGCACTCACCCAGAAGTTTGGCCACTGGTTTTGTCGTATGGGCCCCGCATGCAATCCAATGCTTGATTCTTTCATAATTGAAAGCGACAAGTTTTTCATTGTGTACATTTGGGAGTGGGTCATATGAGCCCACCTGCTCGAGGTATTTGCCATCTCTCGCTCGTTTATTATAAGCAGCTACAATACGGTAGAAAGGTCTGTTAGTGACCCCTCCTAAAGCCAGCCTGATGACCACATGCCCACCGTGGTACTTCTTAAGCAGGAAAGATGCTGTTGAGACAAAGATATAATGCAAGTTTTCACATGTGCAGTGTCACAAGCATGAGGCTTTAAGTCATTTTGAGTCTCTTATTTAATTAATGCAATTTAGAATATGGGGTCTATACCAGAGTGCGATTTACAGGGGGGTTTAGGGGGGGGTCTGACCCCCTcctaattaacacttgatcccccCCTGAAGGAAATCCAAACAatatgtgggggggggggggttctttaatagttaataaatagtttgctctcatctgtatcttaaataatattaataattaaaataggtAACTTTAATATACTTATGActacccctataatggttcatgtaccattgtgaatgcatgcttgcgccaaaaatattaattcatcgTTTGGAACCGGCTAACCGTCAGACAGTGTAGGTGTTCACAAaacatatttcttaaaaaaaaatcgtttgtaggtgtctgtaaaactagatgcagtgcattttattatacactggctcgcacatggaagttaaacagtaaaataaacaaaatatgtgCAGTCTTAGTCATCCATTAATAGGTGCAGGAAAACAAACCTctcactgtttatttattatcacAAATGTCACTGAGAACCACTCAATGGGCcggtttcagtaaggaggttcaaccaactctgagtttaaacttgaactctgagttgatttacagagagattaaaactcagagttttcggtttcagaatagcggatctgtgttgggtcaatcaactttgagtggACCAACTCAGGATTAAGCGCGCACACCACAactaaaaaggcattatcaatggagcgcagatattacgagtgaccatggcaacatcttaaaaaagagatcagcatttgtTTCTCcatgaacttgatgtgctcatgcaaagttatagcaaatatgaccctatattttaaaaagcaacaccactgcatcagggaaacagagacagttagcgtggAAAACAACTGCTCAAGTTAATGtgtaactttacatttaaagtatttttaagtgtattgtttttattaagtataattaaataagtaatgttatgtgacgtttatttttttttatacacattcccacttttatacacgttttaatagatttaaaagtgcacttgtgtgtgtgtctgccttttttattgatcaagtgatagaggtgATATGACATTTATGAATGCAAGCAGAACAGTAGTTGTTAGAAAAAGTAATAAACCCAtaatagttacagtacatgtctctGTTGAAGGTCAGtgaataagattttaaaaagaacaaGCCATTCTtgtacgtgactttgttctttgtgtgactgaaatgtagacaATAACTATTTTCCAtccaatatattaattaaatttatgtgcaaaactggaataacgcataaaagacatgcgaataaagcagcgtttccatgcaacgagttaaagagaacaaaatcgtcacttcctgattaaacgggTGGCAAATagtaaaacagaatttactgcggtagaagaagctgcatcaatcttttctttatttaataaatgtacttgcacctcagaagacaatgctgacacacaatgaacgtgtggtggcgtttgaagccatgagacacggagaacagacgctcttgacatgctcaagacgctctggaggtcattaataatataataacatcaatactgaacggttaaggcgttttagaatgaatgaccaaaacaacatttcagatgtgttacagtgtgctcagcctgctggtttgtccattcacacacatttttcatcATCATTTGATCAtcttaaaacaaaccttttttaatgcacatactggaatttgttcagtaaaagtgttccCATCGCAGTTTAGGCCCATCTCttctatcgaataaaagtttatcctgctcagttatgcgcatgtttttttatgcgtattttttaaaagttatgt contains the following coding sequences:
- the mrps16 gene encoding LOW QUALITY PROTEIN: 28S ribosomal protein S16, mitochondrial (The sequence of the model RefSeq protein was modified relative to this genomic sequence to represent the inferred CDS: substituted 1 base at 1 genomic stop codon), coding for MVHLSSFLLKKYHGGHVVIRLALGGVTNRPFYRIVAAYNKRARDGKYLEQVGSYDPLPNVHNEKLVAFNYERIKHWIACGAHTTKPVAKLLGEIGXFFPLHPMTITEAERRKKAASRAEVKTDSQEEVEQ